Part of the Paenibacillus sp. FSL R7-0273 genome is shown below.
CAGCAGCACGGTCAGTGCTCCGATGCTACAGTTTAGATCCGTCTGTCCCTCTGCAGCCTCTGAGCGGACCAGCGAAGCTGTTCCATCCGCATTCACAGTCAGCTCCCAGCTTCCGTCGTTCCATGGAGCATGCTCATCTTTAATGGACAACGTATATTTCCGGGCTTCCGGCTGTTTATTGAAAATAAAGGAATCAATGAAGGCCTGTGCATTAACAATCCGCGCCATAAAATATGGATAATTCTCCTGGGGAATCCGCGGGTCCGGCAGCAGAAACGGCAGGATATCATCCGACGGCACCAGCTTCAGCAAAGCTCCGGTGACCATTGAATCGTGGTTGGCAAGGAACGTCCAGAGCCCGCGGCGCGCTTTTTCATTCAGATAGACGAATTCATCAATAACGAGCTCCCTGTTCATCATCTTATACAGTACATAACCCTCCGGTTCGCCTGCTTCTGAGATAAACAAGCCGTGATGCATATCCTGATCCAGGACACTCTCCTTCCACCATTCCATAGTGCGCTTAAGTGTTCCGTTATAGCGCGCTGCAAAGCGGCTGTACAGCTGATCCAGTGTTTCCAGATCTGCAGCATCACGCCGCACACTGCCTTCGATCTCTGTCTTTACCGGAAATTTCCCTACAGGAATTGTGTATTTTTTGTATTCGCAGTAGACCTCCCAGCCAAACCGGCGGTAAAAGGGAATCAGAAACGGGTGCAGCATCGAAAGAGACTGGCCGTTCTCATTCATCACCTGTAAGATATGCTTCAGTAGAGTAGCTACATAGCCTTGTCTGCGGTTCTCCGGCCATGTGGCTACACCGGCAATTCCGCCCATAGAAGCAACTCTGTCCTGTATATGTATCTCCAAGGGAAGGAGTGTAAGCCCGGCTTTCAGCTCACCATCTTCAAAAACGCCCCACACCCTGTCCGGTTTAAACTTTCCTTTATTCGTTATCCGGTCCTCAGGCGATACTTTATACTGAAATGCGTATTCAGAGAGGGTTAGATTTGCTTCAAACTCTTCTGCTTTCAGCTGCCTTATTTCCATGTCA
Proteins encoded:
- a CDS encoding GNAT family N-acetyltransferase encodes the protein MEIRQLKAEEFEANLTLSEYAFQYKVSPEDRITNKGKFKPDRVWGVFEDGELKAGLTLLPLEIHIQDRVASMGGIAGVATWPENRRQGYVATLLKHILQVMNENGQSLSMLHPFLIPFYRRFGWEVYCEYKKYTIPVGKFPVKTEIEGSVRRDAADLETLDQLYSRFAARYNGTLKRTMEWWKESVLDQDMHHGLFISEAGEPEGYVLYKMMNRELVIDEFVYLNEKARRGLWTFLANHDSMVTGALLKLVPSDDILPFLLPDPRIPQENYPYFMARIVNAQAFIDSFIFNKQPEARKYTLSIKDEHAPWNDGSWELTVNADGTASLVRSEAAEGQTDLNCSIGALTVLLMGYKRPQELARYGSLTGSPEGLKWLEEAIPHAETALFDFF